From Pan paniscus chromosome 6, NHGRI_mPanPan1-v2.0_pri, whole genome shotgun sequence, one genomic window encodes:
- the LOC100975016 gene encoding CXXC motif containing zinc binding protein has protein sequence MGKIALQLKATLENITNLRPVGKDFRWYLKMKCGNCGEISDKWQYIRLMDSVALKGGRGSASMVQKCKLCARENSIEILSSTIKAYNAEDNENFKTIVEFECRGLEPVDFQPQAGFAAEGVESGTAFSDINLQEKDWTDYDEKAQESVGIYEVTHQFVKC, from the coding sequence ATGGGGAAAATCGCGCTGCAACTCAAAGCCACGCTGGAGAACATCACCAACCTCCGGCCCGTGGGCAAGGACTTCCGGTGGTACCTGAAGATGAAATGTGGCAACTGTGGTGAGATTTCGGACAAGTGGCAGTACATCCGGCTGATGGACAGTGTGGCACTGAAGGGGGGCCGTGGCAGTGCTTCCATGGTCCAGAAGTGCAAGCTGTGTGCAAGAGAAAATTCCATCGAGATTTTAAGCAGCACCATCAAGGCTTACAATGCTGAAGACAATGAGAACTTCAAGACAATAGTGGAGTTTGAGTGCCGGGGCCTTGAACCAGTTGATTTCCAGCCGCAGGCTGGGTTTGCTGCTGAAGGTGTGGAGTCAGGGACAGCCTTCAGTGACATTAATCTGCAGGAGAAGGACTGGACTGACTATGATGAAAAGGCCCAGGAGTCTGTGGGAATCTATGAGGTCACCCACCAGTTTGTGAAGTGCTGA